The DNA window GAACATAATGAGATGGTCGCCAAGATCCTCACCGACCCGGAGGCCTCCATGAACGAAAAAGGGGTTGCCATCGCCATGCTGCGCAACGCGGAAGTTGCCGCCAAATTCGTGCTTCCCCTCTGCCAGGACACCGGCACCGCTACCATCGTAGGCAAAAAGGGGCAGCAGGTATGGACAGGCGCGAAGGATGAAGAGTACCTCTCCAAGGGGGTCTACAAAACCTACACCGAAGAGAACCTCCGCTATTCTCAGACCGTGGCGCTGGACATGTACAAGGAGACCAACACCGGTACCAACATGCCGGCCCAGATCGACCTCTACGCCACCGAGGGAATGGAGTACAAGTTCCTCTTCGTCGCCAAGGGGGGCGGCTCCGCCAATAAGAGCTATCTCTACCAGGAGACCAAGGCGCTCCTGAACCCAACCAGTCTCTTCAACTTCCTCGTCGACAAGATGAAGTCTCTGGGCACCGCCGCCTGCCCGCCGTACCACATAGCCTTTGTGATTGGCGGCACCAGCGCTGAGGGATGCCTGAAGACCGTAAAGCTCGCCTCGGCCAAGTACCTCGACACCCTCCCCACCAAAGGGAACGAGCAAGGCCAGGCCTTCCGTGACGTGGAACTTGAGAAGAAACTTATCGAAGCAGCGCAAAAGCTCGGAATCGGCGCCCAGTTCGGCGGCAAGTACCTCGCCCACGATGTGCGCGTGGTTCGTCTGCCGCGCCATGGCGCCTCCTGCCCGGTCGGGATGGGGGTTTCCTGCTCCGCCGACCGCAACATCAAGGCAAAGATCAACAAGGACGGCATCTGGATCGAGGAAATGGACACCAACCCAGGCCGTCTCATCCCCGATGCATACCGCCGCAAGCATGATCAGGGCGTGAAGATCGATCTCAACAAGCCGATGAAGGAGATCCTGGCTGAATTGACAAAGTACCCTGTCTCTACAATGCTCATGCTCACCGGCACGATCGTCGTCGGCCGGGACATTGCCCACGCCAAGTTCAAGGAGATCATCGACGCAGGTAAACCTGTCCCCGAATATCTTCTCAAACACCCGATCTACTATGCCGGCCCGGCCAAGCAGCCGAAGGATAAGCCCTCCGGATCTTTCGGCCCGACCACTGCCGGCCGAATGGATTCATACGTCGATCTGCTCCAGTCCAAGGGCGCTGCACTCGTCATGATCGCTAAAGGAAACCGGAGCCAGCAGGTGACGGACGCGTGCAAGAAGCACGGCGGCTTCTACCTCGGTTCCATCGGCGGCCCGGCCGCACTTCTGGCTGAGGAAAACATCAAGAAGGTCGAATGTATTGACTTTCCCGAACTCGGTATGGAGGCGGTCTGGAAGATTGAGGTCGTTGACTTCCCGGCGTTTATCCTGGTGGATGACAAGGGAAATGACTTTTATAAGCAGTTAGGTTGCTAATATCAAAAACGAATCCCCCGGTTGCAGAAGCTGCCGGGGGATTTTTTTTGATTTTGAACATGATGACTGTGGGACACATTTATTAGTACAGCCATTCTCCGAATTCTACATTTGTCAATCTAAATCCAACGTAAATAACAACGTCCCGGTTCTGTGTGTTTAAGAAGGAAATTCGTCAGTAAAGTCCCCGGATGATTCGCTCAGCGTCCTTTTTGCTCAATATCCTGAGGATGATGACGTTATTACTCTCGATCATGTAAAAAATCCTATACTTGTCCACCCGTAACCGATAATAATCAGAATGCGTCGCTCTGATCTTTCTGATTAGTTTTCCCCGGGGGAATGGATTTTCACCGAGCACCTTTATGGATTTAATGATTCGGCTACAGAGGACATCGTTCAGCTTATCGAGGTCTTTCGATGCTTTTGTTGAGAGGATTATCTCGAATCTATCCACTCTCCTTTTGCCTCTTTGACAGATATTCCTCCATCGTTATACCGCCCCTGGCGCGATATTCTTCCCTTGCTTCAGCAAGAATATCAATTAGGTCGGGAGTACGTTCAAGGAGGTAGTCTTCGAAATCGTCTTCCGAAACTGCGGTAAGAACAGCCCTTGGCTTGCCTCTGGATGTAATTATCACCGCTTCCTTTTCAGCCTGTCTGAGGATTTCAGATGTCTTATTTTTGAGTTCCCTGACATTTGCAAATTTCATTTTATCACCTCTATGTAGCTACCTTTGAGGCTACTTTGACATAATCCTCTTACACTGTCAAACAAATTATTTGATTTTTCAATTATATGATTTCCGAAATCATCATTGAGATATCAAATTGTAACTATGCTGGAATTCCTCACGAAGCGTGTGGGGAATTCCGGCCGGTGGATTTATGAGTTAGGTGACTTATTTTTTTTTCTGCAAGCAATCGTATCTTGGGAAAGCGTATTTTTGTGGCCAAAATGGGCAGTTTAAGGCTAAATATGGGTCGTTTTTTAATCATATTCTTTATGATACCTACTACTTATCTTTGTCCGACCCCCATTGAGTCCCATTGACTGTCCTTTAACAAAGAGTTGACCTGCTACGACGGGTCGAACGATTCGTTATTAAATATTCGATCATTGTCCAATTTCAGGGGTTACCATACTCTGAGCTATATATTCTTTATTAACTGTATTAAGATAAAATTCGGTATTATCTATATATTTTCGAAGGTGACCTGATGTTTTAAACCTTAATTTATCAAATGATGCAAATAGTTTATCAGTCATTTTTTGATTTTCAGGCACGGCCGGAAATATAAACATTGGAGAAATTGTTAAATGCAAGGCATTGCCATTCTTAAAATGGCATAAATATTTCATAACAAACGATACTGGTCTGTCCTTTTTTTTCTCTATTTCCTGTTCAATTGTTGCATGCGCGACAATTCCATAAAAATATAATTCTTCTTGCAAGAGATATGCATCAATTAAAGGCCGACCAAAAAAAATTGAATTAACAGTATCTATTGTCATCGTCCCGAATGCTATGGCTCCCTTATGTGGAATGGCATTGCTAAGTAACTCATTGGTCAATGCAGAAACTGTACTGATTATTGAATCCAGTGAATCATAGCTATCATCTTTCGAATAAATAATGATGCTATCAGAATAGGTAGTAGTTTTTATAAGATTTATGGGGTTTTTAGCCCAATTTATTCCGGTGGTAAGTTTTATTCCTTTGTCAATTTTTTTCATCATTTCATATATTTCATTATGGGAAAATCTTGCTACCATGTCTTTAAACCCCATAATGTCAAAATAAGCAACGTATCGATTAGCTGTTATTTCCCAGCTGTTCTCATCAGAAGTCTTTTCCATTTCTTCACCTCATGAAGTTTCAAGTTTCTGGAATTCCGGTGACATCATACATATTTCTCTGTGAGTTAAGGAAGCCGTCCACAGAATTTTCCTTTATCACGCAGACCAAGCCCCTCACAAAAAAAGATCCAAAGTTCTGTCCTTCATATCATAATCTTCAAAAAAGTAACATTAATGATAACGGATTGAAAGCATGTATCTTTATCAAAGTTGACGGTTTGTGGATAACAAGGAAGAAAGAGATAACCTGTTTTGACTTTTCTAACAGTTCAAAATATTAAATTTTTAAAATATTATATCAGATGTACCAACCCATTTATCGGATCGGCATCGGATCGGTCTTGAAACTATAAGTTATTGAACTAATGAGATAAATTGGCGGAAGTGCATGGGAATCGAACCCACCCGAGACGGTTTTAGCGCCCCGCACTGGATTTGAAGTCCAGGAGGCCCACCAGTGACCTTGGCACTTCCGCGTATTTAAAGATATTCAGGTTTTGCTGTCTGTTCGAAGGTTCGGTCTATCAACTGCACCGTTACCTTATCACCTTTTTTGACCGAGGTTGCATTTTCATGCAGAACGATCAGTCCATTTGCCCTGACCATTGACTTCAGTATGCCGGACCCCTGTTCTCCTGTCGTTGTCACGGCAAATTCTCCCTCTCTGTATTCAACCCGGGCCCTGATGAAATGTTTCGTCCCTTTCTTTTTTGTGATGTCTTCTTCGAGAGTTGCTTTAATAGTCCTTCTGAACAGATTCTTGTGGCCCGTCATTTTGAGTATGGACGGCCGCACAAACTGTTCAAAGGAAACCATAGAGGATACGGGATTTCCGGGAAGACCAAATATCGGAATGCCACCCATGGAGCCGAAGGCAAGGGGTTTTCCGGGCCTCATGGCAACCTGCCAGAATTGCATCTGATTTCCTACTTCCTTCATGATATCCTTTACGAGATCATAATCTCCCACAGAAACACCACCCGAGGAAATAATTATATCAGCCCGCATTGCTTCCCTGAATTTTCCGATGAGATCATCCCTTGTATCTTTTGCTATTCCGATTTGCAGTGGAGCGCCGCCGCATTCAATAATCTGCGCGGCAGTTGAATAGCTGTTACTGCTGACAATCTGCCACGGCGAAGGTACCGTATCGATATCAACAAGTTCATCACCGGTTGCAATAACAGCAACCAACGGTCTCTGGTATACATAGAGAAAGGAACGTCCCAGGGCGGCAAGCATACCGACCTCTGCCGGTCTGATGACATCCCCCTGAGAAATGACGAGATGCCCCTCTCTGACGTCTTCTCCCGCGCACCTGATATCCTGTCCCTTTTCAGCCTCCTCAAATATTGTAACTCTCTGCCCGTCCTTCTGTGTGTCCTCTACTCTCACCACTGCATTGGCTCCCGCCGGTAAGGGAGCGCCGGTCATAATTCTGGATGCCTCGCCGGCAGCAACACTCTTTCGGGGAATAGCACCGGCAGGTATGTCTTCGACGACATTGAGAATAACGGGCTTTTCTTTTGAAGCCCCACGGGTGTCCTCCCAGCGGAGGGCGTATCCATCCATTGCGGAGTTATCTTTTGGCGGAATGTTTCGACGTGCATAGATATCCTCACCAATAACTCTCCCAAGGGAATCAAGGATGTTGACCTTCTCTCTC is part of the Deltaproteobacteria bacterium genome and encodes:
- a CDS encoding fumarate hydratase translates to MATPEFKYQDPFPLGPDSTKYRLLGKDGVSVATFEGKEVLKIDPSALTFIANQAMRDVSFLLRPEHNEMVAKILTDPEASMNEKGVAIAMLRNAEVAAKFVLPLCQDTGTATIVGKKGQQVWTGAKDEEYLSKGVYKTYTEENLRYSQTVALDMYKETNTGTNMPAQIDLYATEGMEYKFLFVAKGGGSANKSYLYQETKALLNPTSLFNFLVDKMKSLGTAACPPYHIAFVIGGTSAEGCLKTVKLASAKYLDTLPTKGNEQGQAFRDVELEKKLIEAAQKLGIGAQFGGKYLAHDVRVVRLPRHGASCPVGMGVSCSADRNIKAKINKDGIWIEEMDTNPGRLIPDAYRRKHDQGVKIDLNKPMKEILAELTKYPVSTMLMLTGTIVVGRDIAHAKFKEIIDAGKPVPEYLLKHPIYYAGPAKQPKDKPSGSFGPTTAGRMDSYVDLLQSKGAALVMIAKGNRSQQVTDACKKHGGFYLGSIGGPAALLAEENIKKVECIDFPELGMEAVWKIEVVDFPAFILVDDKGNDFYKQLGC
- a CDS encoding type II toxin-antitoxin system RelE/ParE family toxin; its protein translation is MDRFEIILSTKASKDLDKLNDVLCSRIIKSIKVLGENPFPRGKLIRKIRATHSDYYRLRVDKYRIFYMIESNNVIILRILSKKDAERIIRGLY
- a CDS encoding type II toxin-antitoxin system Phd/YefM family antitoxin, whose amino-acid sequence is MKFANVRELKNKTSEILRQAEKEAVIITSRGKPRAVLTAVSEDDFEDYLLERTPDLIDILAEAREEYRARGGITMEEYLSKRQKESG
- a CDS encoding molybdopterin molybdotransferase MoeA; translation: MISVEEALCRILEVIVPLGREKVNILDSLGRVIGEDIYARRNIPPKDNSAMDGYALRWEDTRGASKEKPVILNVVEDIPAGAIPRKSVAAGEASRIMTGAPLPAGANAVVRVEDTQKDGQRVTIFEEAEKGQDIRCAGEDVREGHLVISQGDVIRPAEVGMLAALGRSFLYVYQRPLVAVIATGDELVDIDTVPSPWQIVSSNSYSTAAQIIECGGAPLQIGIAKDTRDDLIGKFREAMRADIIISSGGVSVGDYDLVKDIMKEVGNQMQFWQVAMRPGKPLAFGSMGGIPIFGLPGNPVSSMVSFEQFVRPSILKMTGHKNLFRRTIKATLEEDITKKKGTKHFIRARVEYREGEFAVTTTGEQGSGILKSMVRANGLIVLHENATSVKKGDKVTVQLIDRTFEQTAKPEYL